From the genome of Ferrovibrio sp. MS7:
CCAGCTTCCGCCAGAACCTTCGTGATCGCCGCAGTCAGAGACGTCTTGCCGTGGTCAACGTGACCAATCGTCCCGATATTGCAATGCGGCTTGTTGCGCTCAAATTTTGCCTTGCCCATGGCTCTCGTCCTGCTCTGTCCGGCCCGGCTTCAGCCGTGACCTGTTGATCTGCTGTCCGCTCAGTACTCAAACTCACCTAAGGCTGGAGCGGGTGATGGGAATCGAACCCACGCAACCAGCTTGGAAGGCTGGGGCTCTACCACTGAGCTACACCCGCCAATACCGCGTTTTCATACCGTCCACCTGGAGGCCTGGCGACCGCTTGCACGGCCTCAGCGCGTAAGGTGGTGGAGAGGGCTGGATTCGAACCAGCGTAGGCGTGCGCCAACGGATTTACAGTCCGTCCCCTTTAGCCACTCGGGCACCTCTCCAATCGCTTCCTTTGGCACCTTTCCCGGCAAGGGAAAAACCACACAAACCAACGACCGGC
Proteins encoded in this window:
- a CDS encoding GTP-binding protein; amino-acid sequence: MGKAKFERNKPHCNIGTIGHVDHGKTSLTAAITKVLAEAG